A window of Rhodococcus sp. SGAir0479 contains these coding sequences:
- a CDS encoding nuclear transport factor 2 family protein, producing the protein MPASPESIRNTVESYIKAVATGTADDVLALYAEGATVEDPVGTPVRTTRESIHEFYAIIEPFDQEAELVTLRIAADTAAFHFRLVTKMGDQTIEIAPIDIMQFDDDGKIVSMRAVWGQEDMITG; encoded by the coding sequence ATGCCCGCGTCACCCGAGAGCATCCGCAACACCGTCGAGAGCTACATCAAGGCTGTGGCGACCGGTACCGCCGACGACGTCCTGGCGTTGTACGCCGAGGGAGCCACGGTGGAGGATCCGGTGGGCACCCCGGTCCGCACCACCCGCGAGTCGATCCACGAGTTCTACGCGATCATCGAACCCTTCGACCAGGAGGCCGAGCTGGTGACCCTGCGCATCGCGGCCGACACCGCCGCCTTCCACTTCCGTCTGGTCACCAAGATGGGCGACCAGACCATCGAGATCGCGCCGATCGACATCATGCAGTTCGACGACGACGGCAAGATCGTCAGCATGCGCGCCGTGTGGGGGCAGGAGGACATGATCACCGGTTGA
- a CDS encoding TetR/AcrR family transcriptional regulator, giving the protein MTRTEKAAAASGTGRRAKSDKRYEILAASSKLFAAKGYTGTSMRDIAAATGMLAGSLYYHFDSKEALAAAMVGALRDDIVRVAQRPAEPGDAPIEAIRRFALGIADASGRHPGALQVCLGVPETRDEELESLLASESRWSEKKWHKLVRDAEDAGLVRPEVDTRILREVLRVSTNYSATLAPTGFAARKVVECTVDMLFNGLATKPADSDLSDSAAARTARQVIASWDRADVAILSDKQDRILDAARHVFARRGFDATTTRDIANAVGLTQGSLYHHFESREAILVAILENFSTRMRTAHEEIGAAGGTPLETLDALIRMRSAAGKRFDPEVTILKSWAMLVASGNFDFLMTDGRKVLRVWERAFTAGVKDKSIALPGSSRLVFQCLGEILWSTHGLPRVSADRLTRYNLETVLWGASPK; this is encoded by the coding sequence GTGACTCGAACGGAGAAGGCTGCGGCAGCGTCCGGTACCGGCAGGAGAGCCAAGTCGGACAAGCGCTACGAGATTCTGGCGGCATCGTCGAAACTCTTTGCCGCGAAGGGTTACACGGGCACCTCGATGCGCGACATCGCCGCGGCCACCGGGATGCTCGCCGGCAGCCTGTACTACCACTTCGATTCGAAGGAGGCGCTCGCTGCCGCGATGGTCGGCGCCCTGCGTGACGACATCGTCCGCGTCGCGCAGCGTCCCGCGGAACCGGGGGACGCGCCCATCGAGGCGATCCGCCGGTTCGCGCTGGGGATCGCCGACGCGTCCGGCCGTCATCCCGGTGCGCTCCAGGTGTGCCTGGGTGTGCCGGAGACGCGGGACGAAGAACTGGAATCGCTGCTCGCCTCCGAATCGCGGTGGTCGGAGAAGAAGTGGCACAAGCTGGTGCGGGACGCGGAGGACGCCGGTCTGGTGCGGCCGGAGGTCGACACCCGGATCCTGCGAGAGGTACTGCGCGTCTCGACCAACTACAGCGCCACGCTGGCGCCGACGGGATTCGCGGCCCGCAAGGTCGTCGAGTGCACGGTCGACATGTTGTTCAACGGCCTGGCCACCAAGCCCGCGGACAGCGACCTGTCCGATTCCGCGGCCGCCCGCACGGCCCGCCAGGTGATCGCGTCGTGGGACCGCGCCGATGTGGCGATCCTCTCCGACAAGCAGGATCGAATCCTCGATGCGGCCCGGCACGTGTTCGCGCGGCGGGGATTCGACGCGACGACCACCCGGGACATCGCCAACGCCGTCGGCCTGACGCAGGGCAGCCTGTACCACCACTTCGAATCGCGGGAAGCGATCCTGGTGGCCATCCTCGAGAACTTCTCGACGCGCATGCGGACGGCCCACGAGGAGATCGGCGCGGCCGGTGGGACACCGCTCGAGACCCTCGACGCGCTCATCCGGATGCGCAGCGCGGCCGGTAAGCGTTTCGATCCCGAGGTCACCATCCTCAAGTCGTGGGCCATGCTGGTCGCGAGCGGAAACTTCGACTTCCTGATGACGGACGGCCGCAAGGTGCTGCGGGTGTGGGAACGTGCCTTCACGGCGGGTGTGAAGGACAAGAGCATCGCGTTGCCGGGCTCGTCGCGGCTGGTGTTCCAGTGCCTCGGCGAGATCTTGTGGTCCACCCACGGCCTGCCGCGGGTCTCGGCCGATCGGCTGACCAGGTACAACCTCGAGACGGTCCTGTGGGGTGCGTCGCCCAAGTAG